In Leptospira fletcheri, the genomic window TCCATCTTCTCCATCACAAACTCTCCGGAAATAGAGAGGATATAGAGGAGCGTTTTATCAGCAACGGTATGCCTTTCGGTTGGAGAAGATTCTTAGTCATGGTCGACCCGATCATGGCCGTGGTATTGCAAGGCCCTCGGATCCGTAAGGACGCGATCCATTATCTGAAGAAGATTAAGGCATCGCCGATCAAAGGACCGTTCCGTTCGATCTTTCTTCTGCTTTGGTATTCTTTTTTGATATGGGGTTTCTTTTCCGGAGTAAATTGGCTTTTGGGAAATCCGGTAAAAGAGAGCGGTTGGGCCCAAAGTCTTCATTCCTTCTTGAATACTGCCGCAGTGGTTTATCTGATTCCGTGTTGGTTGCGACAGACCTCCATTCAGATCGTATCTTCGAATATGCATTATTACGGGGACGTAAAAGGCTTGTACCAGCAGACACAAGTTTTGGATTCTTGGTGGGTCTTTCCTTTGCATCTATTTTGTTTTAATTTCGGCGCCACCCACGGAATTCATCATTTCGTGGTAAGTCAGCCGTTTTATCTGAGACAAATGGTCGCCCCTTATCTTAAGCCCGTTTTGAAAAGATACGGCATTCGATTTAACGATTTTGAAAGTATGCTTCACGGGAACAGGTACGAAAAAGATCCGGTCGGATTTTTGGAACCTGCCTAAATTTTCCAAAAAAGGAAAATTCCTCCATGCAGAGCGTTTCGGATCTAGAAAAATCGCATAACGGTTTCGTGCGTTCCTTGGATCATGCGGAGGCGAACTTCTGGTTGTACGACCATGTATCTTCCACGAACTTCGTGTGTATGGTCCTAGGAGTCGGAGATTTGAATCCAGAAAGCATCCGCTCCGGATTGGATTTCGTACAGGCTAGGCATCCGCTTGCGCGGGTCGGTATCGAGAGGAAATACGGGGACGATCCCCATCTATATTTTGTTTCCGTTCCGGAATCTAAGATCCCTCTTTCGGTGCAGTCCATTTCTTTGGATTGGAAAGCACGCTTAGCTAAGGAATCGATGCGCGGATTCCGATCAGGAGAAGCTCCTTTGATTCGCGCAGTCTTTTACGAGTCGGACGAAAAACGGAATTGGGTCTTCGCTCTTGTGTTTCATCATAGCATTTCAGACGGACGTTCGGGATGTCGATTTCTGTCGGAGGTTTTACACTCTGCCGTATCCGAGGAGAAGGACCGAATTTTTTCCCAGGATCCCCATCCTTCGTTGATGGACCTCTATTCCGCCGAAGGGAGGGCCAAAGAGAGGATGTTGGAGGAAAAACCTTTGCATTTACCGCGTTTTTCCCGCAGGCTCGGAGAACCGGAACCGAAGATCTTGGACTTCCAGTTGGATTCGGAAGAGATCGGTGCGTTAGTCGCTAAAGGAAAAGAGAAGGGGATTTCTCTCCATGGTATCTTAGGCGCCGCGCAAATCTTTTCCTTTTACGATTTTTTTTCTTCCGATACTTCAGGAATTTTGAATCTTTCGACTCCCGCCGATCTTCGTCCGTATCTGAGTAGATCCGTCCCGGATTCCGCATTGGGTTTATATATCACCCTTTTGACGACGCAGCTGAAGATAGGGACTCCCTTTTGGTCCTTGGCAAAACGGATCAAGGAAGATCTGGTGGATCGATTGAATCGTAGGGAGGGTAGGGCATTTTACGAACTTCTTCCTCCGCCCGAACAATTTTTACAGAGGGAGGACGGGTTGCGCATTTTCGCGAGCCTGATGTCAAGGATCCCGCAGGCGAGCGTGCTAAGCAATCTAGGAGTTCTTCCTCCAATCGAAGTTAACGGTTTGGATTTGAAGGAAATTTCCTTTACGGTCCATCCTTCTTTGAATCAGACTTTATTCATCACTGCGACTACGTTCCGGGATCGCTTAACCTTGAATATTAATTACGACTCAAATCGATGGGAACCCGAGGAAATACGCAGGTACGTATCGAATTTTCACCGGTGTCTTTTGAAGTATTCGCACTAAGTCGGATCATTGTTCCCCGGATTCCCAAGGAAAACGAATCTTAGTTCGATCGAAGATTTTTCTACCGTAAATCCATCCGATACCCATCGAGGCCAAACCGATCCAAGAGGCAAAAACGGCGAGCGGGTGAGGAAGCTCCTCAGCCAACGAAGGGACTTGCAGAGTTAATCCGGCCAACATAAGAATCATATGCAATTCGGCCGTCCTCGATCTTTGGTCGGAAAGAAATTTTCCCAAACCTCCGCCGGATAAAAACGCAAGAACTCCGAAGATCGCGCCGAGTCTTCCTATCGAAAGCGGAAGCGCCTCTCCGAATCCTAATTCGGACGCAACGGAGAGTAGGGCTTTCGCCGTTAATAAAAGTACGGATAGGATTCCTATGTATGCGTGGATGCGAAGTCTTGATTTCGCTCCGAGCAAGGAGATTATCTCCTTTCTCCACCTGCGAGAGGAACCGGTTCATTTTCCGGGAGGAGAGAGGAAATTTGCCGATCTGCGGGTAACGGATCGAAAACGGGAGGAGGAAGCGGACTTGCGGAAATTCTCTTTGCGGATTTGAAATAAAAATACATGGGAACGGAAAGGAGCGTGAATCCAATCCCCCAAAGCGCTTCCGCGGGTTTACTCCAAACGAGCACGGCGATAATCACGATATTCGAAGCTATATAAAGATAAGTGGAATATGGGTAACCCGGAATTTTGAACGTAGTGATAAAATTCCGTTTTTCGAATATGATCGGAGTATAAGCCGTGATCGTAGCTAAAAGCAAGGTGGAGCAAGTGATCAGATATAGAAGGGATTCGATTTCTTTCACTAAGGAGAAGAGACAGGCATATCCGCATTGGAAAGCTAAAGACATGTATGGACTTTCGTATTTCGGATGGAGTTTGGACATACTTGGAAAGAAGTAACCGTCCCTTGCCATTGCGAAATAGATCCTGGAGCCTCCGATGATATATGCCGAGATTCCACCCATAAAGACCCAGCAGATAAAAGCCGTAACCAAATAAGTGACTTCTTTTCCGAACAGAAATCCTGCGGCGGTCACTCCTATCTTTTCATCTCCGGTAAGTACTGAGCTCGGAGCGGAACTTAAATACAAAAAATTAATCAGCACGTAAAGCAGAGTTACCAATGTGCAGGAGATCAATACGGCTTTATAGATGTTTTTTTCAGGTTTTTTTACCTCTTCGGCGACGTAGGTGATCATGTTCCATCCTAGATAAGAGAATGTCACCGGAATTACGCCCGCCAACAGAAAACCCCATTCCTTCGGCTCCTTGGGGAGTAAGGGAAACGACGTGAAATGATCTAGATTATAATTTCCGAATGTGAATCCCAGAATCACAAAAAGGGCGAGGCCTAAGATTTTTAGAGTAGTGAAGAGGTTCTGGATCCGCGATGCGATGGCGATTCCGAAGAAATTGACGATCGTAAAAAATAGAATCGCGGACATTCCCAAAAGTTGGGCGCTACCGATTGAGAACGTGATTCCGAGGAATTTCGCCTCGAAAAAATATACGTCCCAGCTTGGATCGAGAAGAGAGAAGAGAGTTTTGGAAAATGCTATGGCGGACAAGGATATGGATGCGGAGAAATTTACGGAAAGAGCCAACCATCCGCTGGAAAATGCCACGATCGGGGAGTATGCCTCTTTTAGATAAACGTAATCCCCTCCCGCAAACGGAAAAATGCTCGCGGATTTCGCATAGCTCATCGCGCCTGCTACGGCTAGTAAACCCCCTAAGATCCAGCAAAGAAGCACCAAATTCGGGTTCGGAGTCTGGCTCAGGATGTAACCCGTCGTAATGAATACTCCGGGGCCCACCATTGAG contains:
- a CDS encoding APC family permease, which translates into the protein MKLSRSLNLYDSISLMFSSMVGPGVFITTGYILSQTPNPNLVLLCWILGGLLAVAGAMSYAKSASIFPFAGGDYVYLKEAYSPIVAFSSGWLALSVNFSASISLSAIAFSKTLFSLLDPSWDVYFFEAKFLGITFSIGSAQLLGMSAILFFTIVNFFGIAIASRIQNLFTTLKILGLALFVILGFTFGNYNLDHFTSFPLLPKEPKEWGFLLAGVIPVTFSYLGWNMITYVAEEVKKPEKNIYKAVLISCTLVTLLYVLINFLYLSSAPSSVLTGDEKIGVTAAGFLFGKEVTYLVTAFICWVFMGGISAYIIGGSRIYFAMARDGYFFPSMSKLHPKYESPYMSLAFQCGYACLFSLVKEIESLLYLITCSTLLLATITAYTPIIFEKRNFITTFKIPGYPYSTYLYIASNIVIIAVLVWSKPAEALWGIGFTLLSVPMYFYFKSAKRISASPLPPPVFDPLPADRQISSLLPENEPVPLAGGERR
- a CDS encoding fatty acid desaturase; this translates as MAVAALQKNRPVDGFNDKEKAKRIIKWIRRTDSRVRRKLGFLKYQNEIGFGITIGSAFGMILLGGLYIAGLIPFWACIVGNGILASFLHEMEHDLIHSLYFKENPKMQNFLFWVVWLFRANTVNPWFRKEIHLLHHKLSGNREDIEERFISNGMPFGWRRFLVMVDPIMAVVLQGPRIRKDAIHYLKKIKASPIKGPFRSIFLLLWYSFLIWGFFSGVNWLLGNPVKESGWAQSLHSFLNTAAVVYLIPCWLRQTSIQIVSSNMHYYGDVKGLYQQTQVLDSWWVFPLHLFCFNFGATHGIHHFVVSQPFYLRQMVAPYLKPVLKRYGIRFNDFESMLHGNRYEKDPVGFLEPA
- a CDS encoding phthiocerol/phthiodiolone dimycocerosyl transferase family protein, producing the protein MQSVSDLEKSHNGFVRSLDHAEANFWLYDHVSSTNFVCMVLGVGDLNPESIRSGLDFVQARHPLARVGIERKYGDDPHLYFVSVPESKIPLSVQSISLDWKARLAKESMRGFRSGEAPLIRAVFYESDEKRNWVFALVFHHSISDGRSGCRFLSEVLHSAVSEEKDRIFSQDPHPSLMDLYSAEGRAKERMLEEKPLHLPRFSRRLGEPEPKILDFQLDSEEIGALVAKGKEKGISLHGILGAAQIFSFYDFFSSDTSGILNLSTPADLRPYLSRSVPDSALGLYITLLTTQLKIGTPFWSLAKRIKEDLVDRLNRREGRAFYELLPPPEQFLQREDGLRIFASLMSRIPQASVLSNLGVLPPIEVNGLDLKEISFTVHPSLNQTLFITATTFRDRLTLNINYDSNRWEPEEIRRYVSNFHRCLLKYSH